One Lucilia cuprina isolate Lc7/37 chromosome 4, ASM2204524v1, whole genome shotgun sequence DNA segment encodes these proteins:
- the LOC111681169 gene encoding uncharacterized protein LOC111681169, with translation MDLNLFILFLNGLLLFSPICWAQSGYNYGRSEIAGGNIPATAAAPIRPLTGGFAPASAATAAFPTAPTAFSGVGGAASSPSGPFGGFSAQNQRGIGGLTGSGPTAYGGTAANLPKRPNLSQRPTGTGGTGPGSIYAPNTQFSNTGTGRGSTGTGNSVDDDYDGDFSAIPGVPGVDYPIYSQVPQTNFDCAQQPLPGYYSDIEAQCQVFHICALNRTYSFLCPNGTIFSQEVLVCIWWNQYDCASAPSLYANNAFIYDYGNERIPTNTGYQPSSNQQIGRPQTNLLSSSGARAPPSTTGLFTSQRIPSSVTGGGGNIAIQPSSLSGVAANANRFNPSATNAGAQTFPATPTPFGSVLRPASPAVATTPGGGGGGSGYNANLPETAFGNAAIATPTTKAREYLPPPSRRQ, from the exons GTCTTCTTCTTTTTAGTCCTATATGTTGG GCTCAAAGTGGTTATAATTATGGTCGCAGTGAAATAGCTGGTGGAAATATTCCAGCTACAGCTGCTGCTCCCATAAGACCATTAACCGGCGGATTTGCTCCTGCCTCCGCTGCTACAGCTGCTTTTCCTACCGCACCCACAGCATTTTCTGGAGTTGGTGGGGCTGCATCCAGTCCCTCTGGACCGTTTGGTGGATTTTCAGCACAAAATCAAAGAGGAATTGGTGGTTTAACAGGCAGCGGACCAACAGCTTATGGCGGCACAGCCGCTAATCTACCAAAAAGACCTAACCTATCGCAAAGACCTACCGGAACGGGTGGCACAGGACCTGGTAGTATTTATGCACCTAATACACAATTTTCAAATACTGGCACGGGTAGAGGAAGTACTGGCACAGGCAATAGCGTAGATGATGATTACGATGGTGATTTTTCAGCCATACCAGGTGTCCCGGGTGTTGATtatccaatctatagtcaagtgccacaaacaaattttgattgtGCTCAACAGCCATTGCCAGGTTACTACTCAGACATTGAAGCTCAATGTCAGGTCTTTCACATATGTGCTCTAAATCGCACCTATTCCTTCCTATGCCCCAATGGTACCATTTTCAGTCAAGAGGTTTTGGTATGTATATGGTGGAATCAGTATGATTGTGCTTCGGCCCCCAGCTTATATGCTAATAATGCATTTATCTATGATTATGGTAACGAGAGAATACCCACAAATACCGGATATCAACCCAGCTCAAACCAACAAATCGGTAGACCTCAAACAAATCTTTTATCATCAAGTGGTGCTAGAGCACCTCCTAGCACCACGGGACTATTTACATCACAGCGTATACCTTCGTCGGTAACAGGTGGCGGTGGCAATATAGCAATACAACCTTCTTCCCTATCGGGAGTGGCAGCAAATGCTAATCGTTTCAATCCCTCAGCGACAAATGCTGGAGCCCAAACATTTCCCGCCACCCCGACACCATTTGGTTCAGTCTTACGACCCGCCAGTCCAGCCGTTGCCACCACGCCCGGAGGCGGTGGCGGAGGTAGTGGTTACAATGCCAATTTACCAGAAACTGCATTTGGAAATGCTGCAATTGCTACGCCAACAACTAAAGCCAGAGAATACTTGCCTCCTCCCTCCCGTAGACAATAA
- the LOC111681170 gene encoding polycystic kidney disease protein 1-like 3 has translation MKITKRTILILILSAGIVATSLILITLLAGFRWEYKKFKQFSLTLVAIMLIRYIFLEHIVFVIQALILTFKGQSDDIASRNGEEEVIDAEKLKNIFNPLLTLKLRLKSLQYQLKLDARHRDENLNLEYKQLTEDFWLFGKYFLLLLLVVVYSQNSYTYYNTSTMRSLLNQSYSSNYKMKRLMTINDLYFWINDTLRSAIHEGYDYDEPGRIYFPVGNLLGVMRLQQVRHANKKKSMSNMLFDEQDYLPGWKKLKRSLPYIDKYWRIYYPWLSKHYEGVSNWLMVFRNMASVYTYIENKGYVALLARDHKNNDKILNYLKDHNWLDASTAAVFIDFTLYNADSNMFTICSILVEQTPFGDLVWQIRVDSAELLWNMNEITWWWWLLIIMYTFQLLQFCQVMVIRSWFMPGFFKSAWNWVDLVIVILNVILLIFVIIREYYVLYVMKTFVLANKLEYVDFRVACVFDYTATVTLGLLICLASIRIWKILQFSSIFRIFNRTLYTSTVPLISTVLVIHIFISAVGLAAQILNGSYTENFSRYLKSVTSIMSFSFGFNSRSSPNDLSHGGGVLGFILYLILMFVVAIFLINMFITLICDHFSNAREERDQESPDKLTYWQFLLMEYSGIKEFFIENLPSLYREQNKTVKADINDHIDELEKKYQDQNLTEYVKLQEYSADQLYDNVIQRADRLQNVATVLNIQIDILHRSIMIQSLEWDSDSDS, from the coding sequence ATGAAGATTActaaaagaacaattttaattttgattctAAGCGCTGGAATTGTAGCAACGAGTCTCATACTTATAACGCTACTTGCTGGATTTCGCTGggaatataaaaagtttaaacaattcTCATTGACATTGGTTGCCATAATGCTGATACGTTACATATTCTTGGAGCATATTGTATTTGTTATACAAGCATTAATTCTGACATTCAAAGGCCAATCAGATGACATTGCATCTCGGAATGGGGAAGAAGAAGTAATAGAtgcagaaaaattaaaaaatatttttaatcccTTGTTGACCTTAAAATTACGTTTAAAAAGTCTACAATATCAATTGAAGCTAGACGCACGTCATAGAGATGAAAATCTAAATTTGGAATACAAACAATTGACCGAGGATTTTTGgctatttggaaaatatttcctATTACTTTTACTGGTTGTAGTATATTCCCAGAATTCTTATACCTACTACAATACGTCCACCATGCGCAGTCTATTAAATCAGAGTTATTCTTCCAATTACAAAATGAAGAGACTGATGACCATTAATGATTTATACTTCTGGATAAATGATACCTTAAGATCAGCCATTCATGAGGGATATGATTATGACGAACCaggcagaatatattttccagTCGGCAATTTATTGGGTGTAATGCGGCTGCAGCAGGTTAGACATGCCAACAAGAAGAAAAGCATGTCGAATATGCTTTTTGACGAACAGGACTATTTGCCCGGATGGAAAAAGTTAAAACGATCTCTACCCTATATAGATAAATATTGGCGCATTTATTATCCCTGGTTGTCGAAACATTATGAAGGTGTATCCAATTGGTTGATGGTTTTCCGAAATATGGCTTCAGTGTATACCTACATCGAAAATAAGGGTTATGTGGCTCTTTTGGCGCGTgatcataaaaataatgataaaattttaaattatcttaaagaTCATAATTGGTTAGATGCCTCGACTGCAGctgtttttatagattttactcTTTATAATGCGGATTCCAATATGTTTACCATTTGTTCGATACTAGTGGAACAGACACCTTTCGGTGATTTGGTTTGGCAAATAAGAGTGGATTCTGCAGAGTTATTATGGAATATGAATGAAATTACTTGGTGGTGGTGGCTGCTTATCATAATGTATACATTCCAATTGCTGCAGTTTTGCCAAGTAATGGTGATACGCTCTTGGTTTATGCCAGGATTTTTCAAATCCGCCTGGAATTGGGTAGATTTGGTTATAGTGATTCTCAATGTTatacttttaatatttgtcaTCATTCGAGAGTATTATGTTTTGTATGTTATGAAGACCTTTGTATTGGCCAACAAATTGGAATATGTAGACTTTCGCGTGGCCTGCGTTTTTGATTATACAGCTACCGTAACACTTGGATTACTTATCTGTTTAGCTTCGATACGTATTTGGAAAATTCTACAATTTTCTAGTATTTTTCGCATATTTAATCGTACCCTATATACTTCCACTGTTCCTCTTATTTCCACCGTTTTGGTAATTCACATATTCATCAGTGCCGTTGGTTTGGCGGCTCAAATTTTAAATGGTAGTTATACCGAGAATTTTTCCCGTTATCTTAAAAGTGTCACATCCATAATGAGCTTTTCTTTTGGATTTAATTCACGCTCTAGTCCGAATGACCTGAGTCATGGTGGTGGAGTTTTGGGTTTTATTCTGTATCTTATACTAATGTTTGTTGTGGCtatatttcttattaatatGTTCATTACTCTGATTTGCGATCATTTCTCTAATGCCCGTGAAGAAAGGGATCAAGAATCACCGGATAAACTAACTTATTGGCAATTTTTATTGATggaatattccggaataaaagaattttttatagaaaatctaccCAGCTTATATAGGGaacaaaataaaacagtaaaagcAGATATAAACGATCATATCGACGAATTAGAGAAAAAATATCAAGATCAAAACTTAACGGAATATGTAAAATTACAGGAATATTCAGCAGATCAGTTGTATGATAATGTCATTCAAAGAGCTGATCGTTTGCAGAATGTAGCAACTGTTTTGAATATACAAATAGACATTTTACATCGCTCGATTATGATCCAATCGTTGGAATGGGATTCAGACAGTGactcataa